From the Marispirochaeta aestuarii genome, the window TACAAAAGGGAGAAAAGGTCCCTTCCTGGATAAAGGACATAGTGGTCTCCCTGACTCAGCAGGATACATCCTACTGTTACACCGACAGCCAGGGAGATTACGCCACCAGAGAGTTCCTTGCCGCAACGGTTTCTGCCCGCGGCGGCGCCCGGATCGGCCCGGAGGACATATACTTCTTCAACGGCCTCGGCGACGCGGTGGCCCGAATATTCGGGTACCTTAAACGGGAAGCCCGGGTCATAGGCCCGTCGCCGGCCTACTCAACCCTCTCCTCCGCCGAAGCTTCCCATTCGGGGTATGAGCACCTTACCTATCGGCTGGACCCCGACAATAACTGGATGCCCGATATCTCCGACATCGAAAACAAGGTCCGCTACAACCCCTCTATTGCCGGCATTCTGCTTATAAATCCCGATAATCCCACCGGGGCAGTATACCCCAGGGAAACCATCACAGCCATGATAGATATCGCCAGGCGCTACGATCTCTTTGTCATCTGCGACGAAACCTATGCGAACATCATCTACAATCCGGACCACAGTGTACCTTTGAGCGAGGTGATCGACGGTGTCCCCGGAATGGCCCTGCGGAGCATTTCCAAGGAGTACCCCTGGCCCGGCGGACGCTGCGGATGGATCGAGGTCTACAACCAGAAACGGGACCCCGAGTTCGCACGCTATATTACCAGCATTCTCGATGCAAAACGCCTGGAGGTCTGTTCCACAACTTTGCCCCAGATGTCTATTCCCCGGGTTTTTTCCGACCCCCGCTACGCAGATCACCTGAGGTCCCGCAATGCCATCTACGAACAACGGGCCCTGGAAGCTACCGAGATCCTTTCATCTGTTCCGGGAATGAAGGTAATCAAACCGAAAGGCGCCTTTTATATAACAGCAGTCTTCGATGAGGGGCTCCTGACGGACACCCAGAGCCTGCCCGTTAAAAATACCGAAACAGGTCAGTATCTGGATACAATCCTGCCCAGTGTCGCACCGGACAAACGCTTCGTCTACTATCTCCTGGCATCCGCAGGTATCTGCGTTGTTCCCCTCTCGGGTTTCTGCTGTGACCTTCCGGGTTTCAGGGCAACCCTGCTGGAGAGTGACGACCGCCTGCGAAAAGAGACATGGCTGAAAATCGCCGATTCAGTACGCAGGTATACCGGGGCTTGATCTGCCCCGGCGCTATTAATTAAGGTATAGGGGGTCTGCAGCAGCCCTGTTTTGTTGCAGGCTTAAGGAGACGGAAAGGTGATTAAATCGGCCCTTGAGATTGCTTTGGAACGGACAAAGGGGATTGAAGTAGATAAGAAGAGCCTGG encodes:
- a CDS encoding pyridoxal phosphate-dependent aminotransferase; the encoded protein is MRRPIVWDGAGELRYEIREIVRVAHRIAAAGLPVVYENIGDPVQKGEKVPSWIKDIVVSLTQQDTSYCYTDSQGDYATREFLAATVSARGGARIGPEDIYFFNGLGDAVARIFGYLKREARVIGPSPAYSTLSSAEASHSGYEHLTYRLDPDNNWMPDISDIENKVRYNPSIAGILLINPDNPTGAVYPRETITAMIDIARRYDLFVICDETYANIIYNPDHSVPLSEVIDGVPGMALRSISKEYPWPGGRCGWIEVYNQKRDPEFARYITSILDAKRLEVCSTTLPQMSIPRVFSDPRYADHLRSRNAIYEQRALEATEILSSVPGMKVIKPKGAFYITAVFDEGLLTDTQSLPVKNTETGQYLDTILPSVAPDKRFVYYLLASAGICVVPLSGFCCDLPGFRATLLESDDRLRKETWLKIADSVRRYTGA